Genomic segment of Rhodococcus sp. W8901:
TTCGCGTCGCTGGGACTGCTCCAGACGGGACCGTCGCCCTACGTCGGCGCCGACCCGGCTCTCGCCCAGATCCTGATCGAGGGCGCCGCGCAGGGCCGCGCGAAGGTGGAGGACGCCTTGAAGTCGGGTGCCGGCGACGCCGTGGTGAACGGCTGGCACCAGACCTTCCACGTCTTCGACTACAACGACGACTTCTTCGAGATCGGGACGATCGACGCGCCGGAATGGCGAATCTCGGATCGTGCCAAGGCGATCGGGCTGCGTGCGGCGGCGGCGATGGGTGGGCTGTGGGGTAACCACGGGTACGAGGCTGCCTACAGTCCCATTTACACGGACTCCGACGGCGACCAGTTGACCGGCGACCACACCTACACGATCACCTTCGCGCCCACCCCGCCGGTGGAGGCGTTCTGGTCGATCACCATGTACAGCATGCCGAACTACTACCTGGTGGCGAACCCGTTGGAGCGGTACTCGATCGGTGATCGCACCGACGGCCTCGTCTACGGCGAGGACGGTTCACTCACGGTCACCCTGAGCGCGACCGAACCGGCCGACCCGACGGCGCGTGCGAATTGGCTTCCCACACCGACGGGTTCGTTCCGGCCGTTGCTGCGCATGTATATCCCCGACGAGGCAGTGCTCGACGGCAGCTACCGGATACCGCCGATCGTGAAGTCCGACCGCGGCTGACTCACCCCTTCAGGTATTGCGTCAGCTCCCGGGCCGCGGCGCGCCCCGCGCGATTGGCTCCGATCGTGGAGGCCGACGGCCCGTAGCCGACCAGGTGCACGCGGGGATCGGCTGCCACCTGCGTCGCGAGCCGGCCGGTCATCGTGATGCCGCCGCCGGGGCCGCGCAGGCGCAGCGGTGCCAGGTGGTCGAGCGAGGACCGAAAACCGGTGCACCACAGGATGACGTCGGCGCGTTGCTCGGAGCCGTCGGGCCAGCGCACGCCGGTCTCGGTGATCTCCGCGAACATCGGCAGTCGGTCCAGTACGCCGCGTTCGCGCGCGGCCCGGATCGCGGGTGTGACGGGCAGTCCGGTCACCGACACCGCCGATCCTGGCGGCAGTCCGCGGCGCACCCGTTCCTCGACGAGCGCTACTGCGGCCCTGCCGATCTCGGGCGTGAACGGTTCCTCGCGGAACTGTGGCTCCCGGCGGGTGACCCAGGTGGTGGTGGTGACGCAGGAGATCTCGTCGAGCAACTGCACCGCGGAGATGCCGCCGCCGACCACGATCACGTGCTGCCCCTCGAACTCGCGCGCCGACCGGTAGTCGCGGGTGTGCAACTGGCGTCCGGTGAACCGCTCGGCGCCGGTGACGGCGGGCACGAACGGACGCTCCCATGTGCCCGTCGCGTTGACGAGCCCGCGGGTCAGATAGGTGCCGTCGGGTGTCTCGACGGCCAGCCGCTCGCCGCGATCGCACACGACGGTGGCGTGCGTGGGGCGGTGGACGGGCAGCTCGAAGCGCTTCTCGTAGAGCCCGTAGTAGTGGGGGACGGCGTCGGCCGCCCGGACCGTGTCGGTGTCGGGCCCGAGGGTGTCCGCGAACGGCATCCCCGGGAGGTCGTGCACCCCGTTGACGGTCCGCAGCGTCAGCGACGGCCAGCGGAACTGCCACGCCCCGCCCGGTCCGGGCGCATGGTCGAGCACCACGAACTCCCGTTCGGGGGCGAGCCCGAAACGGCGCAGGTGGTACGCGGTGGACAGGCCCGCCTGCCCCGCCCCGATCACGACAACCTCGAGGTCGGTGTCCATCACGCTCCGATCTGTCATAGCCTGAATCTGCCGCAACGCCTCCGACGGGTCCGTTGTTCCATCGAACTCGGTGTGTCTGTGGATGCTGCGTGACAGGTACTGTTCGGAGCGCACCCGCCGGGGCCCGTCCACACGCGGACGGGGTCCCCGCACCCGAGAAAGCGAGTGGAGCCACATGATCGGGACCAGCCGTGACGGCCACGTAGTCACGCTCGAGCTACAGCGTCCGGATCGACGCAACGCCCTCAACTCCGAGTTGTGCATCGCGCTGCGCGAGGGCCTCGAGAAGGCGGTCGCGGAGGAGGCCCGGGTGGTGGTGCTCACCGGTCAGGGCACCGCGTTCTGTGCGGGTGCCGACCTGTCCGGCGACGTCTACGCCGAGGGATTCACCGACACGCTGCTCGAGATGCTGCACACCATCGACTCGATCCCGATCCCGGTGATCGCCGCGATCAACGGCCCCGCGATCGGGGCCGGTACCCAGCTCGCACTGGCGTCGGACCTGCGCGTGGTCGCGTCCGAGGCGCGCTTCGGGATCCCGGCGGCGAAGCTCGGGATCACGGTGGACAAGTGGACGGTGCGCCGGTTGGTGTCGCTCGTCGGCGGCGGACCGGCGCGGACCATGCTGCTCGGCGCCGAGATGCTCTCGGCGGAAGAGGCTTTCGCGCGCGGACTGGCGAACAAGATCGGTGACCTCGTCGCGGCGCAGGAGTGGGCGCGCACCATCGCGGAGCTCGCTCCGCTGTCGGTTCGGCACCTCAAGCTCGTTTTCAACGACGACGGGACCCGCGAGCCGCAGACCGAGGAGCAGCTCGCCGCGTTGTTCGCGGCCTGGGGCAGCGACGACGCGCAGGAGGCCCGCGCGGCCCGCGCGGAGAAGCGCGCACCGGAATTTCGGGGTAGGTAGAACCAGCGCAGGCAGGGGAGCGGAATGGTCATGATCGGCAGAGGTGTCCTGGTCGCGGCAGCGGCAGCGGCCGCGGGATGGGTGGCACGGGCCGCGTGGGGAGCGGTGCCGGCGCTGGGTGCGTCGCGAGCCGCGATCAAGCCGTATGCCGCGGCGTCACCGCGGTACCGGGACAGCCGGTTCCACAACTCCGATCCCAGTTCATCCCTGCCGGCGGGCTCCCAGTCCGGGCTCGCGAAGGCGTTCCTCACACGCGGAACCACGGGACGCCCGCGCCGGGAGATCCCGCTCGCGACGCCTCTCGCGCCGGCCGCCGCGGGCGAACTCGCGGTGACGTGGTTCGGGCACTCGAGTGTGCTCGTCGAGGTCGACGGTCGTCGTGTATTGGCGGACCCCGTATGGAGCGAACGGGTTTCGCCGTCGTCCGTCGTGGGCCCGGCGCGCATGCATCCGGTGCCGATGTCGTTGGCGGACCTGCCCGCGATCGACGCCGTGGTGATATCGCACGACCACTACGACCACCTGGACCAGGCCACCGTCACCGCCCTCGCCCGCACACAGGAGACCGTGTTCGTGGTTCCGCTCGGGGTCGGGGCGCACCTGCGGCGCTGGAACGTCCCGGACGAACGGATCGTCGAACTCGACTGGGACGAGCTGGCCGAGGTTGCGGGACTGACCCTCACCTGTACCGAGGCCCGGCACTTCTCCGGACGCGGGATCGCCCGCGACACGACGCTGTGGGCGTCCTGGGTGATCGCCGGGCCGCAGCGGAAGGTGTTCTTCGGCGGCGACTCGGGCTACACGCCGCGTTTCGCGGATCTGGGCCGCGCGTACGGGCCGTTCGACGTGACGCTGCTGCCGGTCGGCGCGTACGACGAGCGCTGGCCCGACATCCACATGAACCCGGAGGAGGCCGTGCGGACCCACCTCGACGTGGGCGGCGCGCTGCTGATCCCCATCCACTGGGCCACCTTCAATCTCGCCTTCCACCCGTGGGGGGAGCCGATCGCCCGCGTCGCGGATGCGGCCGCGGCGGCCGAAGTCACGATGGCGGTGCCCATGGTGGGGCAGCGCATCGACGCGCTCCGGCCGCCGACCCAGAAGACGTGGTGGGACGAACTGGGCTGACCCCGGCCCGGACGCGGGGCTACTTGCGGCGCAGGGCCGACACCAGCTTCCGGGTACCGCGCAGCAGTCCACCGTTGCAGATGTCGACGAAGGCCCGCGTCGCCTCGGGCGTGACGGCGCCCTGCGAGAGCATCGTCATCATCCGCGGCGGCAGCTCCTGCAGCGACCGTGCGAACAGCAGCGACAGCGGATCGTCCTCGTCGGTGGCCGGGATCATCGCCGCGACCTTCCGTCGCATCACCGTCGTCAGCAGTGTCGCCGCGGGGTGGCGGATGTCGGCGAGCGGGGTGTCGACGGTGTAGTGCCCGGGCGCGTCGACGACGTTGTCGGGCAGCGGGCGACCGTACAGTTCGGCGAACGCGTCGCGGTCGAACGCCGGTGACCCGTGATACCCGGCCGGGCCGGGTGCGAAGCCCGTGCGGTCCGACTCGAGCGTCACCGTCGCCGACGCCCGGATGTCGCGGGACGACGCTCCGACGCGGATCTCGAAATCGCCGGATTCGATCGACCAGTCGTCGACCGTCGTGTCCCAGAACGCGAATGCTCGGCGATCCAGTTGCACTGTGACGCGGCGTGATTCGCCCGGGACCAGGTGCACCTTGGTGAACCCGGCGAGTTCCTGATCGGGCCGGAAGACGGTGGACTCGACGTCCCGCACGTAAACCTGGACCACGTCGCTGCCCGGCCGGTCGCCGGTGTTGGTCACCCGGACGCTGACATCGAAGCGCTGCTCGGACGCGTCGTCGTTCTCCACTTCGATGATCTCGAGTTCGGTCCAGTCGAACGTCGTGTAGCTCAGTCCGTGGCCGAACGGGTAGCGGACGTCGACGTCGGCGGCGTCGTAGTAGCGGTACCCGACGTACACGCTCTCCCGATACTCCACCTGCGCCGGCCCCGCGGGCCACACGTGCACCGGGTTGTCGGTCACTCGCAGCGGGAACGTCTCGGCCAGTCGGCCGCCGGGCTCGGCGTCGCCGATCAGGACCCGGGCGACCGCGCTACCGGAGGCCTGTCCGCCGAGGTACCCCTCGAGGATCGCGGCGACGTCGTCGTGCCACGGCATCGTCACCGGGGCGCCGTTCGCGAGCACGACCACCACGCGCGGACAGGCCTCGGCGACCGCGGCGATCAGTGCGTCGTGACCGGCCGGCAGATCCAGGTTCGCGCGATCGACACCCTCGGTCTCGTAGCTGTCGGGCAGGCCCGCGAACACCACCGCGACGTCCGCCGCCCCGGCCACCCGGCGAGCCTCGTCGAGCAGCGCGGGTTCGGTGCGGCCCGAGCCGCGCACGTAGCCCGGCGCGTAGGACAGGCGGTCCGCGCCGACCTGCTCCGTCAGGTCGGTCCATGCGTCGTCGACGCGATGCGGGTTGATCCCGGAGCTACCGGCGCCCTGGTAGCGCGGCTGCTTGGCGAACTCGCCGATCACGGCGATGCGTTCGGTGGAGCCGATCGGCAGCACGCCGTCGTTCTTCAGCAGCACCGTGCCCGCCTGCGCCGCACGCCGCGCGAGGGTGTGGTGGGCCGCATGGTCGTAGCCCTTCTCTGCGGTGCGCGCCGGGACCGTGCGCTCGATCAGCCGCCGCACCGACTCGGCGGCCCGGTCGAGGGCGGCGGCACTCAGTTCGCCGGTGCGCACCGCCTCGAGCACCGCGTCGTCGCCGCGCCCGCCGTAGCCGGGCATCTCCAGATCCAGGCCCGCCTCGAGGCAGGTGGACCGCCGGGTCACCGCGCCCCAGTCGGAGACGACCAGACCGTCGAACCCCCAGGCGTCGCGCAGGACGTCGGTCAGCAGGAAGCGGTGCTCGGCGCAGTGGGTGCCGTTCACCCGGTTGTAGGCCGCCATCACCGTCGCCGGCCGGGCCGCGACGACGGCGTGCTCGAAGCTCGCCAGGTAGATCTCCCGCAGCGCGCGATCGTCGACGAGCGCGTCGACGCTGTAGCGGCGGAACTCCTGGTTGTTGACGGCGAAGTGCTTGAGGGAGGCGCCGACGCCGGTCGACTGCACGCCCCGGATCCAGGCCGCGGCCATCCGGGACGACAGGAACGGATCCTCCGAGAAGTACTCGAAGTTCCGCCCGCACAGCGCGCTGCGCTTGATGTTCGCGCCCGGGCCGAGCAGGACGCTGACGTCCTCGCTGCGGGCCTCGGCGCCGAGCGCGACACCCACCTCCTCGAGCAGTTCGACGTCCCACGTCGCCGCGAGGGCAGATGCGGTGGGAAAGCAGGTCGCCGGAACGGATTCCATGGCGTACCCGGCATCGGTGCGCTGCTTGCGGAGGCCGTGCGGCCCGTCGGTGAGCATGATGGCGGGAAGTCCCGTCCCAGCGGGAGCCTGGGTGTTCCAGAAGTCGGCACCCGATGTGAGGGATACCTGCTCGTGTGTCGTCATGTGACCAGCATGCCCGTGGCGCCTCACACAGCGGACTGTCTGTGGCAAACGGGACGGCTTGGAATAGCCTTCGTGTCATGGCAACGGACGACCCCACCGAAGGCGGCGCTGTCGGCACCCTCGAGACCGACCCCCGGCACATCGAGAACGGTCTCACGGCCGTCGAGGTGGCGACGCGGGTCGCGAACGGGCAGACCAACGACGTTCCCGACCGAGCGAGTCGCTCGGTCAAGGACATCATCCGCTCGAACGTGTTCACCCGGATCAACGCGATCCTCGGTGTCCTGTTGATCATCGTGCTGTCGACGGGCTCGATCGTGGACGGAATGTTCGGTCTGCTGATCGTCGCCAACAGCGGGATCGGCATCATCCAGGAGATTCGCGCCAAACGAACCCTCGATCAGCTGGCGATCGTGAGCCAGGCCAAGCCGATCGTGCGCCGCGACGGCACGGCCGCCGCTCTCGCCCCGCGCGATGTGGTGCTCGACGACATCGTCGAGCTCGGGCCCGGCGACCAGATCGTGGTCGACGGCGTCGTGGTCGAGGCGTCGGCGCTCGAGGTGGACGAGTCCATGCTCACCGGCGAGGCCGACCCGGTGCACAAGCCGAACGGTTCGCTTGTGCTGTCGGGCAGCTTCGTCGTCGCCGGCAGCGGCGCCTACCGCGCGACCAAGGTGGGCCGGGACGCGTACGCCGCGAAGCTCGCCGAGGAAGCCAGCAAGTTCACGCTGGTGCACTCCGAACTGCGTTCGGGTATCGACAAGATCCTCAAGTTCATCACCTACCTGATGATTCCGGCGGGTCTGCTCATCATCTACAACCAGCTGTTCTCGAGCGGTCAGGACATCGGTCCCGCCCTCAACGGCATGGTCGCGGCGCTCGTGCCGATGGTCCCCGAGGGACTCGTGCTGATGACCTCGATCGCGTTCGCGGTCGGTGTCGTCAGGCTGGGTCAGCGCCAGTGCCTCGTCCAGGAGTTACCGGCCATCGAGGGCCTGGCCCGGGTCGACGTCGTGTGCGCGGACAAGACCGGCACGCTCACCGAGAACGGTATGCGGCTGTCCGAGGTGCGCACCGCCCGATCCGACGACACCCAGGCGTCGCGCGCACTCGCGGCGATGGCGGCCGACGATCCGCGCCCCAACGCGAGCATGCTCGCGATCAAGGAGGCGCTCTCCGACGATCCGGGCTGGGAGCCCACCGCGGTGGCACCGTTCTCGTCGGCGAAGAAGTGGAGCGGGCAGTCCTACGGCAACAACGGCAACTGGCTGCTCGGCGCCCCCGACGTCCTGCTCGACCCCGACAGCGACATGGCCCGGCAGGCCGAGGAGATCGGCGCCCAGGGCCTGCGCGTGCTGCTGCTCGGCAGCAGTGACCGGGCCGTCGACGCTGCGGACGCGCCCGGCGTCGTCACCCCGCGCGCCCTCGTGGTTCTCGACCAGAAGGTGCGCCCCGACGCCCGCGAGACCCTCGAGTACTTCGCGAGCCAGAAGGTGGATGTCAAGGTCATCTCGGGCGACAACGCCGTGTCGGTCGGTGCCGTCGCGAGCTCGCTGGGACTGGCCGGCGGCGAGCAGGCAATCGATGCCCGGCAGCTGCCCGAGGACCAGGACGAGCTGGCCGACGTGCTCGACGAGTCCACCACCTTCGGTCGCGTGCGACCCGATCAGAAGCGCGCCATGGTCGGCGCGCTGCAGTCGCGCGGGCACACGGTCGCGATGACCGGCGACGGCGTCAACGACGTGCTCGCACTCAAGGACGCCGACATCGGAGTCGCGATGGGCTCGGGCAGTCCCGCGACCCGTGCCGTTGCGCAGATCGTGCTGTTGGACAACAAGTTCGCGACCCTGCCGTACGTCGTCGGTGAGGGCCGGCGGGTGATCGGCAACATCGAGCGCGTCTCGAATCTATTCCTGACCAAGACCGTGTACTCGGTGCTGCTGGCGTTCCTCATCGGCATCTCCGGCGTGGTGGCACAGATCTTCGGTTTCGATCCGCTGCCGTACCCGTTCCTGCCGCGGCACGTGACGATCGCGGCCTGGTTCACGATCGGTATCCCGGCATTCATCCTGTCGCTCGCACCCAACAACGAGCGCGCCCGCAGCGGGTTCGTCGGGCGGGTCATGCGGTTGGCGATCCCGTCCGGCGTCATCATCGGCGTCGCGACGTACGTGTCGTACCTGCTCGCCTACAAGGGCGTGAATGCCACCGAACAGGAGGTGGAGCAGGCCGGCACCACCGCTCTCATCACCCTCATCATGATCGCGCTGTGGGTGCTGGCCGTGGTCGCCCGCCCGTACACGTGGTGGAAGATCGTGCTGCTCGTGGGCTCGGTGCTCGGGTACGTCGTCCTGTTCGGATTCGATTTCACCCGCGAGTTCTTCAAGCTGGATCCCTCCAACGTGGCGGCCACGACCGGTGCGCTCGGGATCGGGCTGGTCGGTGTCGTGTTGGTCGAGATCGCCTGGTGGGTGACCGGCCGGATCCACGGTGAGCACCGGCGCCTGTTCGCGTCGAGCGACGATCTTCCCGGCGTGCACGCAGCGTGATCGGAGGGTGACACGACGGTTCCCGAGTGCGTCTCGGGAACCGTCGGACCGGCTGTTCGAACTATGTTGCGCAATCCCGACAAATTCCGTGATCTCTGTCGTAAAGTCCACCGCGCAGACACGACGGACCAATGGATTTCGGTCGGGATGAAGGGGACAGCCATTTCAGCGCAACTGTTGTCGGAGAAGCATGCCGAAGTGATTCGGGCGACGTTGCCCGTGGTGGGCGAGAACATCGGCGCCATCACTGGGCTGTTCTACACCAAGCTGTTCGATGCGGCTCCGGCGCTCGAGCGCGACGTGTTCAACAGGAGCAATCAGGCTCGGGGCGAACAGCAGAAGGCGTTGGCCGGTTCCATCGCCAATTTCGCGACGCTTCTGATCTCGGAGACCGACGAGGATCCTCGTACGACGATCGGTCGGATCGCGCACAAGCATGCTTCGCTCGGCGTGAGCGAACCCCAGTACGACGTGGTGCACACTTTCCTGTTCGAGGCCATCGTGGAGGTGCTCGGCGACGCGGTGACTCCCGACGTCGCGGAAGCGTGGGACGCCGTGTACTGGCTCCTGGCCAATGCCCTGATCGACGCCGAGAAGCAGCTCTACAAGGACGCCGACGTCGACCCCGACACCGTCCTGCGAGAGGTTCAGGTCCTGGAGGTCGTCAGGCGTACCGAGGACGTGGTCTCGCTCGTCCTCGATGCCAGTGGGTTCCAGGAGCCCGTTCCCGGTCAGTACCTGTCGATCGGCGTGGAACTGCCCGACGGCGCGCGTCAGATCCGCCAGTACTCCATCGTCGACTTCGGCAACGGCAGGATCGAGGTGGCGGTCAAGCGGGACAAGAGCGATCCGCGGGGCGAGGTGTCCAACTTCGTCCATGACCATGTCGCCGGGGGATCCACGGTGATCGCGTCGCCGCCCTTCGGCGATGTCGCCCTCCCCGAGGGCGCCGGCCGAGTCTTCTTGCTGTCCAAGGGCATCGGCAACGCCCCGTTCGTCGGGATTCTCCACGGTATGGTCGCCCAGGGCCGGAAGAATCCGGTTGTCGTGATCCATGCCGATCCGGACAGCGCATCCCACGCCTTCGCCGACACCACCGCGGACCTGGTCGAGAAGCTGGGTGGGGAACACGTCTTCTGCTACTCGGAGTCCGACGACACATTCGCTCGAGCGATCGAGGACCTCGCCGTCGAGGACACCGACAGCGCTCTCATCTGTGGCTCGGTGGACTTCGTCGCCGCCACCCACAAGCTGCTCGACGTCGCCGGCGTCGCGGACTCCCGGATCCATTACGAGGTCTTCGGGCCGGATTCCTGGCTCCGATCCTGATCACTCCATAGGCGTGAATACGTGGTGGGGCCATTCCCGTATGGCCCCACCCGTATTCTGTTCAGCCCTTTCCAGCAGGGGTGGAAGCTCTTTGTGGCAGAGAACGAAGGACTAGAAGGATGACCCTGACCCGGTCTGGGGTGGGTGCGGAATTAGATCATCGAGAATCCCTTCGCTACGAACCGTTCACGAAAACTCGCGAGGTCGCGTCGCTGATGCGGGACGCAGAAATGTGGGGTTCGACGACGTCCGACCTCGATTCGTACCTGGAATCCCTGGAGCTCCAGTACTACCTGAAGGGGGTTCTGGGTGTCTTCCAGGAATCCGACGCCCTGTACCGCCCCCATGTCGCCTCTCCCGACGTTTCCGGGCCGGTCACCCGTCTGATCATCGCCCTCCAGGACAAGTTCGGTCCTCGATTCCACGATGGGGTTTCCGACTCGTCCGTGGAGGTCGCCTTTCATCAGGGGGTCGGCGATGGATTGTCCGCCGTTTTTCATTGGTCTCGAAAGGTCGTGACTATCTGATGTCCGAAGCCGTTGTTGCGCCGAATTCGTCGCTCCTTTCGCCTGCATCCCTGCCCGTCATCGAGGCGACGCTGCCCGTGGTGGGCGCGAATCTGGGCCGGATCAGCAGTGTCTTCTACAAGAACCTGTTCGACAGTCTCCCTGCGCTGGAGAAGGACCTCTTCAACCAGACGAACCAGGAGAGCGGGGAGCAGCAGAAGGCACTGGCCGGCGCGATCGCGGCCTTCGCCACCCTGCTGGTCACCGAGGATGCGCCGCCGGTCGACCACGTCATGTCGCGAATCGCCGCCAAGCACGCCTCGCTGGGCATCGCCCCGGTGCACTACGACATGGTTCACCGCGCGCTGTTCAAGGCCATCGTCGAGGTGCTCGGGGACGCGGTGACCGCGGAGGTCGCCGCGGCGTGGGACGAGGTCTACTGGCTCATGGCCAACTCGCTCATCAGGCAGGAAGCCGCGGTCTACGAGAGGGCCGGGGTGCCCACCGCGCAGATCTGGTCCGCGCTCACCGTCGTCGGTCGCCGCGAGGTCGCCCCGGGCGTGTGGACGTTCACCCTCGCCGGAGACGAGAACTCCCCGATGCATCAGTTCGAGGCCGGCCAGTACATCTCCGTGTCGGTGATCTACGAGGACGGCAGTCGCCAGATCCGTCAGTACACCGCGATGAAGGGCCAGGATCCGGGAACCTGGGAGTTCACCGTCGGTGCGGTGCCGGGCGGCCGCGTGTCGAACAAGTTGATCGCCGAGATCGGCGTCGGGTACCCCCTCGTGGTGTCGATCCCGTCGGGGACGTCGTATCCGATTCCGGCGGACGGTCCGATCGTGCTCGGTTCGTCCGGTGTGGGTTCCGCGCTGACGGTCGCCGTCCTCCAGAAGATGGTCGAGGATGGGGACACCCGCCCGGTGCACGTCTTCCATGTCGACTCCGGCGAGGCGTCCTTCGGCCACCGTGGCCAGGTTCGGGAACTGCTGTCTGCGTACGCGGGCAGGACGTCGATCGAGACCTTCTACGCCGGTGCCCTCGAGGAAGGCATCGCGCAGCTGCGCAAACACGACTGGGATCGCAACGCCGACGTGTACCTGTGCGGATCGCCCCAGTTCATGCGGCAGGTTCGCAAGATCGCGGTGGTCAAGGGGGTCCGTCCGGAGCGCATCCACTACGAGGTGTTCGCCCCGGATTCGTGGCTCGGCTTCGACTGACGGGGAGCCGGTCGACGGTGTCGCTCACATCACGTGCATGATGCATATCGCGTGTGGTCCGTAGTGGGAGTGAGGCAGAGTGACCGATTCGACCGAGCAGCAGAAGCTCCTCTACGTCTTCGACGGGTTGACCGACGACGAGATCGCCCGCGAGGCGGATCTCTACGGCCCGTTGACCGACAGCGTCCGTGAACTGATCGAACTGACCCTCGCCACCGAGGTCGAGGCCGCGGACATCGCCCGGGCCCGCGAGCACATCGAGGCGGCGAAGGAGTTGCTGGGCAAGCGCACCCGGCCCACCCCGTTCGGCGTGCGGTGGGGTGCGTCGGGGACGAAGCGGACGTGGGGCAACGCCGCGGTCGGATTGCGCAACGCCGTCGCGCCGCCGCTGACCGTGAACCGCGACCCCGACGGCCGCGTGTGGGCGGACTTCCACCTCGGGATGCCGTACGAGGGTCCGGCCGGCCTGACCCACGGAGGTGTGTCGGCCCTCGTGCTCGACCAGGTTCTCGGTGAGGCTGCGGAGGCCGGCGGCGCCCCGGGTATGACCGCGACCCTGACCCTGCGCTACCTCCGGCCGACCCCGCTGGGCAAGCTCCACGCGGAGGCGCGCATCGACCGGGTCGAGGGGGTCAAGACCTTCGTCACCGGCCACCTGGCGGGTCCCGACGGCGTGTGCATCGAGGCCGAGGGCATCTTCATCCTGCCGCGCTGGGCGCGTGGCGGCGACGGATCGGGACCGGTGCCGGTGCCGGTGCCGGGACCGGCCTGAGCGGCCGGTGACGGCACCCGCTGTGGAAAACACCGCGACCAGGGTGTGAAACTGGTTGCGCGGCGCAGTGGCCGTGGACGAACCCGAGGAGGATGTCGGTATGGGATTCATGGATTCGGTCAAGGGACTGGTCGACAAGGGGCAGGAGCTGGCTGCCGAGCACTCCGACAAGGTGCAGGACGTGATCGACAAGGCGGCCGACATCGCCGACGAGAAGACCGGCGGCAAGTACAGCGACAAGATCGACAAGGCCGCCGAGGCGGCCAAGAAGGTTGTGCCCCCGAAGGAATGACGGTGTGAGCCGGCCTGCCGGCGCAGGGCGGCGCGGCAGCGAGTGACGGGGGCCCGGTCGGCGGCACAATCGTCGTGTGAACGGAACCCTCGTACTGCTCGTCATCATCGTGTCGATCGCGGTGACGAGCCTGGCCAAGCGGCGGGACCTGCAGGTTCCCCTCATTCTCGTGGCCGTCGGCTCGGCGGCGTCGTTCATCCCGGGCATGCCCCGGCTGGAGCCGTCGTATCGCCGACCGACGCCGTCAGCGCGGTCACCGTGGGACGCAGGCTCGGGCTGCCGAAACGCCTGCTCGCCATCCTCACCGGTGAGGGCCTGCTCAACGACGCGACCGCGCTGACCCTGTTCACCGTGGGTGTCGCGGCCGTCGCGGGGACCCGCGTGGTCGTGGAGCAACCGGTGCTGTTCTTCCTCTACGAGGTGGTCGGCGGTGTCGTCATCGGCCTCGTGACGGCCACCGTCGTGCGCTTCGTGCGCGCGCGGATGTACGACTCACCGCTCGAAACCGTTCTGGGACTGGTCCTGCCGTTCGCGGCCTACCTTGCCGCCGAGGAGATCCACACCTCCGGGGTGCTCGCCGTCGTGGTCGCCGGATTCGTCATGGGCCACCACGCGACCAACGTGTCGATCCCGACCCGGCTGCAGGAACGCTCGCTGTGGGCGACGCTCGACATG
This window contains:
- a CDS encoding HAD-IC family P-type ATPase, whose amino-acid sequence is MATDDPTEGGAVGTLETDPRHIENGLTAVEVATRVANGQTNDVPDRASRSVKDIIRSNVFTRINAILGVLLIIVLSTGSIVDGMFGLLIVANSGIGIIQEIRAKRTLDQLAIVSQAKPIVRRDGTAAALAPRDVVLDDIVELGPGDQIVVDGVVVEASALEVDESMLTGEADPVHKPNGSLVLSGSFVVAGSGAYRATKVGRDAYAAKLAEEASKFTLVHSELRSGIDKILKFITYLMIPAGLLIIYNQLFSSGQDIGPALNGMVAALVPMVPEGLVLMTSIAFAVGVVRLGQRQCLVQELPAIEGLARVDVVCADKTGTLTENGMRLSEVRTARSDDTQASRALAAMAADDPRPNASMLAIKEALSDDPGWEPTAVAPFSSAKKWSGQSYGNNGNWLLGAPDVLLDPDSDMARQAEEIGAQGLRVLLLGSSDRAVDAADAPGVVTPRALVVLDQKVRPDARETLEYFASQKVDVKVISGDNAVSVGAVASSLGLAGGEQAIDARQLPEDQDELADVLDESTTFGRVRPDQKRAMVGALQSRGHTVAMTGDGVNDVLALKDADIGVAMGSGSPATRAVAQIVLLDNKFATLPYVVGEGRRVIGNIERVSNLFLTKTVYSVLLAFLIGISGVVAQIFGFDPLPYPFLPRHVTIAAWFTIGIPAFILSLAPNNERARSGFVGRVMRLAIPSGVIIGVATYVSYLLAYKGVNATEQEVEQAGTTALITLIMIALWVLAVVARPYTWWKIVLLVGSVLGYVVLFGFDFTREFFKLDPSNVAATTGALGIGLVGVVLVEIAWWVTGRIHGEHRRLFASSDDLPGVHAA
- a CDS encoding globin domain-containing protein; protein product: MIRATLPVVGENIGAITGLFYTKLFDAAPALERDVFNRSNQARGEQQKALAGSIANFATLLISETDEDPRTTIGRIAHKHASLGVSEPQYDVVHTFLFEAIVEVLGDAVTPDVAEAWDAVYWLLANALIDAEKQLYKDADVDPDTVLREVQVLEVVRRTEDVVSLVLDASGFQEPVPGQYLSIGVELPDGARQIRQYSIVDFGNGRIEVAVKRDKSDPRGEVSNFVHDHVAGGSTVIASPPFGDVALPEGAGRVFLLSKGIGNAPFVGILHGMVAQGRKNPVVVIHADPDSASHAFADTTADLVEKLGGEHVFCYSESDDTFARAIEDLAVEDTDSALICGSVDFVAATHKLLDVAGVADSRIHYEVFGPDSWLRS
- a CDS encoding globin domain-containing protein — protein: MSEAVVAPNSSLLSPASLPVIEATLPVVGANLGRISSVFYKNLFDSLPALEKDLFNQTNQESGEQQKALAGAIAAFATLLVTEDAPPVDHVMSRIAAKHASLGIAPVHYDMVHRALFKAIVEVLGDAVTAEVAAAWDEVYWLMANSLIRQEAAVYERAGVPTAQIWSALTVVGRREVAPGVWTFTLAGDENSPMHQFEAGQYISVSVIYEDGSRQIRQYTAMKGQDPGTWEFTVGAVPGGRVSNKLIAEIGVGYPLVVSIPSGTSYPIPADGPIVLGSSGVGSALTVAVLQKMVEDGDTRPVHVFHVDSGEASFGHRGQVRELLSAYAGRTSIETFYAGALEEGIAQLRKHDWDRNADVYLCGSPQFMRQVRKIAVVKGVRPERIHYEVFAPDSWLGFD
- a CDS encoding PaaI family thioesterase, giving the protein MTDSTEQQKLLYVFDGLTDDEIAREADLYGPLTDSVRELIELTLATEVEAADIARAREHIEAAKELLGKRTRPTPFGVRWGASGTKRTWGNAAVGLRNAVAPPLTVNRDPDGRVWADFHLGMPYEGPAGLTHGGVSALVLDQVLGEAAEAGGAPGMTATLTLRYLRPTPLGKLHAEARIDRVEGVKTFVTGHLAGPDGVCIEAEGIFILPRWARGGDGSGPVPVPVPGPA
- a CDS encoding antitoxin; this encodes MGFMDSVKGLVDKGQELAAEHSDKVQDVIDKAADIADEKTGGKYSDKIDKAAEAAKKVVPPKE